A genomic window from Clostridia bacterium includes:
- the rlmB gene encoding 23S rRNA (guanosine(2251)-2'-O)-methyltransferase RlmB codes for MKITGRNAVSEALNSNVTIDRLVVAKGLRDSQANNLINLARSKGIKITFLEKEILDKESKGAKHQGFIAEVTDFIYSTVEDILQDAEQKGQDPFIIILDGVEDPHNLGSVLRVAECGGVHGVIIGRHRAVSVNETVIRVSAGAATHVKVARVTNINDTIRELKEKNIIVLAAETGGDNLYKTNLKGALALVIGGEDSGVKRLTKQLCDGVISLPMYGEVNSLNASVACGAVVYEAIRQRNFD; via the coding sequence TTGAAAATAACAGGCAGAAACGCAGTAAGCGAAGCACTTAATTCTAATGTAACCATTGATAGACTTGTAGTAGCCAAAGGGCTAAGGGATTCTCAAGCCAACAATCTCATTAATCTTGCGAGGAGCAAAGGAATCAAGATAACATTTCTTGAAAAAGAGATTTTGGATAAGGAAAGCAAGGGCGCAAAACATCAAGGCTTTATAGCCGAAGTAACCGATTTTATTTACAGTACGGTAGAAGATATTTTGCAAGACGCAGAACAAAAAGGACAAGATCCTTTTATAATAATCTTAGACGGTGTGGAAGATCCGCATAATTTAGGAAGCGTATTAAGAGTAGCCGAATGCGGCGGCGTTCATGGTGTAATTATAGGAAGACACCGTGCGGTAAGCGTAAACGAAACCGTAATAAGAGTTTCGGCAGGAGCCGCAACTCATGTCAAGGTTGCAAGAGTAACCAATATTAATGATACTATAAGAGAACTAAAAGAAAAAAATATTATAGTTTTGGCTGCCGAAACAGGCGGGGATAACCTTTATAAAACCAATCTAAAGGGGGCGCTTGCTCTTGTTATCGGCGGAGAAGACAGCGGAGTCAAGAGATTGACCAAGCAACTTTGTGATGGAGTAATCTCGCTTCCTATGTACGGAGAGGTCAATTCTCTCAATGCATCCGTTGCCTGCGGAGCAGTAGTATATGAAGCCATTAGACAAAGAAATTTTGATTGA
- the thyX gene encoding FAD-dependent thymidylate synthase, translating to MSINQVKPKVTLLKYTPEPEQTIALAAKLCYSDFDIDQLKEKVDASDTAKFINMLIKMGHLSPIEHASFTFSIEGVSRSFLAQITRHRIASFSVKSQRYVGADKTFNYIIPPKIEALGEEAVKEYQNQMNQIHQWYVGWQSKLGVGEQSNEDARFLLPNAAETKMIMTMNARELMHFFELRCCNRAQWEIREVAWLMFKEVIKVAPNLFKNSGPSCVSGACSEGKMTCNKAAEVRAYQQSLFDKD from the coding sequence ATGAGCATAAATCAAGTAAAACCCAAAGTTACACTGCTAAAATATACACCCGAACCCGAACAAACTATCGCTTTGGCAGCAAAACTTTGTTATTCGGATTTTGATATAGATCAATTAAAAGAAAAAGTAGATGCCAGCGACACCGCTAAATTTATTAACATGCTTATCAAAATGGGACATCTGTCGCCTATTGAACACGCAAGCTTTACTTTTTCAATAGAAGGCGTATCAAGGTCATTTTTAGCGCAGATAACAAGACACCGCATTGCAAGTTTTTCTGTCAAGTCCCAAAGATATGTAGGAGCTGACAAAACATTTAATTACATAATTCCACCTAAGATAGAAGCTTTGGGTGAAGAAGCGGTAAAAGAATATCAAAACCAGATGAATCAGATTCATCAATGGTATGTTGGTTGGCAGTCAAAATTGGGAGTAGGCGAACAGAGCAATGAGGACGCAAGATTTTTGCTTCCTAATGCGGCAGAAACCAAAATGATAATGACTATGAATGCGCGTGAACTTATGCACTTTTTTGAGCTAAGATGTTGTAACCGTGCACAATGGGAAATACGAGAAGTGGCATGGCTTATGTTCAAAGAAGTTATTAAGGTAGCCCCCAATTTGTTTAAAAACAGCGGACCTTCTTGTGTTTCTGGTGCTTGCAGCGAAGGCAAGATGACATGCAACAAGGCAGCCGAAGTAAGAGCATATCAGCAGTCATTGTTTGATAAAGACTGA
- a CDS encoding ribonuclease III domain-containing protein — translation MSNMIDDQKSVLYMDPQVLAWIGDAYLTLAIRKWLVDNSKAGAGVLHTRMKKFVSASAQAREWENIFDMLTEEEKDIGRRARNRHTISTAKNSSPADYKKATALEAVIGYLYLSKNQDRLDEIFEAIIKQKDIT, via the coding sequence ATGTCAAATATGATTGACGACCAAAAAAGCGTGCTTTATATGGACCCTCAAGTGCTTGCTTGGATAGGCGATGCTTACCTTACATTAGCTATAAGAAAATGGCTTGTTGACAACAGCAAAGCGGGCGCCGGAGTTTTGCACACAAGGATGAAAAAATTTGTAAGCGCTTCTGCGCAAGCCCGTGAGTGGGAAAACATATTTGATATGCTTACAGAAGAAGAAAAGGATATAGGAAGAAGAGCGCGCAATCGTCATACCATAAGTACAGCCAAAAATTCGTCCCCAGCAGATTACAAAAAAGCAACGGCACTAGAAGCCGTAATAGGCTATCTGTATTTATCCAAAAATCAAGACAGACTGGACGAAATTTTTGAAGCAATAATAAAACAAAAGGATATAACATGA
- a CDS encoding N-acetylmuramoyl-L-alanine amidase, giving the protein MIAVIHKKKIIIISCIFICLVIAAVILTSTVQANRYIPRLKTTIVIDAGHGGIDGGVTGVNTKVKESELNLKVAKKLEKYFKSYGFDVVMTRTNSDGLYGGSVKNFKQKDMKARAEIIRKAKPDAVISIHMNFFSQSKQRGAQVFYKKGNEAGKELARNIQETLALNIEYCNRLYLSGDYYIVNCTDYPSVIVECGFLSNADDEALLITDEYQEKLAYHIMLGCMKFLDIAPYEIDT; this is encoded by the coding sequence ATGATAGCAGTTATTCACAAAAAGAAAATAATTATAATATCTTGCATTTTTATATGTTTAGTAATAGCGGCGGTTATTTTGACTTCGACTGTTCAGGCTAACCGCTATATACCAAGACTCAAGACCACTATAGTTATAGATGCCGGACACGGCGGAATTGACGGAGGTGTAACTGGCGTTAATACCAAAGTAAAAGAAAGCGAGCTTAATCTAAAGGTTGCAAAAAAACTTGAAAAGTATTTTAAGAGTTACGGTTTTGATGTGGTGATGACGCGCACTAATAGCGACGGGCTTTATGGCGGAAGCGTAAAAAATTTCAAACAAAAGGATATGAAAGCGCGTGCTGAAATTATCAGAAAGGCAAAACCAGATGCTGTTATAAGCATTCACATGAATTTCTTTTCTCAAAGCAAACAGCGTGGAGCTCAAGTGTTTTATAAAAAAGGCAACGAAGCAGGAAAAGAGCTAGCCCGCAACATTCAAGAAACGCTGGCGCTTAATATAGAATATTGCAACAGATTATATCTTTCGGGCGATTATTACATTGTAAACTGTACGGATTATCCGTCTGTTATTGTAGAATGCGGCTTTTTGTCCAATGCTGATGATGAAGCTCTTTTGATTACAGACGAATATCAAGAAAAGCTGGCTTATCATATAATGCTAGGGTGTATGAAGTTTTTAGATATTGCGCCATATGAAATAGATACATAG
- the recF gene encoding DNA replication/repair protein RecF, with amino-acid sequence MYIERILLKNFRNYTDADIRLGNTTNIIYGSNAQGKTNLVEAVYYLCVGKSPRTPREKELIKSDQDKAYIKIDAVKKTGKVKIEAYLTRTENKRISINGIPIKRIGELMGTVNAVFFSPDELKIVKDSPDNRRRFIDIDLSQLSRSYFYNLSRYNKILAQRNRLLKSQKGLKETVDIWDEQLVECGAKVAFARKEFVLMLGDFASQAQSYLTDGKEILKVSYEGLEGDSVDEIKHNFLKKLKSQTQYDIERGYTHTGIHKDDIALSVGGVDIRSFGSQGQQRTAALALKLAELEIFAHEVGEMPILILDDVFSELDKVRQERLIQKIQDIQTLITCTHFDQKAQAQFYKVNSGKVMPENIQTTK; translated from the coding sequence ATGTATATAGAGCGGATTTTGTTAAAAAATTTTAGAAATTATACAGATGCTGATATAAGGTTGGGCAATACAACCAACATTATATACGGTTCCAATGCTCAAGGCAAGACCAATCTTGTCGAAGCCGTCTATTATCTTTGCGTCGGAAAATCTCCAAGAACTCCTAGAGAAAAAGAGCTTATAAAATCCGATCAGGACAAAGCATATATAAAAATTGATGCGGTCAAAAAAACAGGCAAAGTAAAAATAGAAGCGTATTTGACCAGAACAGAAAACAAGCGCATAAGCATTAACGGAATACCCATAAAAAGAATAGGCGAACTTATGGGTACAGTCAATGCGGTATTTTTTTCTCCCGATGAACTAAAGATAGTTAAAGATTCACCAGACAACCGCCGCCGCTTTATTGATATTGACTTGAGCCAACTGTCTAGAAGTTATTTTTATAATCTGTCAAGATATAACAAAATTTTGGCTCAACGTAACAGGCTGTTAAAGTCCCAAAAGGGTCTAAAAGAAACTGTGGATATCTGGGATGAACAGCTTGTTGAATGCGGTGCAAAAGTGGCGTTCGCCCGAAAAGAGTTTGTGCTTATGCTGGGCGATTTTGCATCCCAAGCTCAGAGCTATCTTACAGACGGCAAAGAGATACTCAAAGTTAGCTACGAAGGGCTAGAGGGCGACAGCGTTGACGAGATAAAACACAATTTTCTAAAAAAGTTAAAATCCCAAACTCAATATGATATAGAACGCGGCTATACACATACCGGAATTCACAAAGACGATATCGCGTTATCAGTTGGCGGTGTGGATATCCGCTCCTTCGGCTCACAAGGTCAGCAGCGTACAGCGGCATTGGCGCTAAAGTTAGCTGAGTTAGAGATTTTTGCGCATGAAGTCGGCGAAATGCCAATTTTGATACTAGACGATGTTTTTAGCGAATTAGACAAAGTCCGCCAAGAAAGACTTATTCAAAAAATTCAAGATATTCAGACGCTTATCACATGCACTCATTTTGATCAAAAAGCTCAAGCGCAGTTTTATAAAGTAAACTCCGGAAAAGTAATGCCAGAAAACATCCAAACGACAAAATAA